The proteins below come from a single Chryseobacterium sp. MA9 genomic window:
- a CDS encoding MBL fold metallo-hydrolase: MKLKFLGTGTSQGVPVIGCTCEVCTSENPKDNRLRSSVMVTTEENKKILIDCGPDFRQQMLTNHEHTVDIALITHEHNDHVIGLDDMRPLIFKSGKDVPLYCYSRVAHEIKNRFPYAFADVRYPGAPAFELHEIKNTPFQVLDTEITPVEVIHYKITVFGYKFKNLAYITDAGFISETEKEKLKNLDVLILNCIRKFDPHPAHFILPDVIKLFEELKPKKLFLTHISHHLGLHDIEDKQLPPGMHLAYDGLELNF, encoded by the coding sequence ATGAAGTTGAAATTTTTAGGAACCGGTACTTCACAAGGTGTACCCGTTATAGGCTGTACATGTGAAGTATGTACTTCTGAAAATCCCAAAGACAATCGTTTACGATCTTCTGTGATGGTGACTACGGAAGAAAATAAAAAAATACTGATCGACTGCGGTCCGGATTTCAGGCAGCAAATGCTTACCAACCACGAACATACCGTAGATATTGCGTTGATAACTCATGAACATAATGACCACGTAATCGGGCTTGATGATATGCGGCCATTGATTTTTAAGAGTGGAAAAGATGTTCCGCTCTACTGCTACTCAAGAGTTGCCCATGAAATAAAAAACAGATTTCCTTATGCTTTTGCTGATGTAAGATATCCCGGAGCACCCGCTTTTGAACTTCATGAAATTAAAAATACCCCCTTCCAGGTACTTGATACGGAAATCACTCCTGTAGAAGTGATTCACTATAAAATTACTGTCTTCGGATACAAATTTAAAAACCTTGCCTACATTACAGATGCCGGATTCATTTCTGAAACAGAAAAAGAAAAGCTGAAGAATCTGGACGTTCTGATATTAAACTGTATCAGAAAATTTGATCCTCATCCTGCCCATTTTATTCTTCCGGATGTTATCAAACTATTTGAAGAGCTAAAACCAAAGAAATTATTTTTAACACACATCAGTCATCATTTAGGACTACATGATATTGAAGATAAGCAGCTTCCACCCGGAATGCACCTTGCCTACGATGGTTTGGAACTCAATTTTTAA
- a CDS encoding acyltransferase, producing the protein MKIRFEFLDGIRGISALWVVLYHSLLFNGYSTAHDIKWSNDLILYFIQKSTSIGHLAVSIFIVLSGFCLAIPVVNNNMEIKGGFKRYISRRAKRLIPPYYIALLLSGLMILFFPLLQTAQNTAWDSKIPVTLGSVISHIGLVHNLDSSWIYKINGAHWSIATEWQIYWLFPLMLIFWKRINMYVSFILFAVLALLLKKLIPMAKPEFIILFFMGVICCYLSFKRTTINKFLIPLAVTLFIGSLVVFSLLDINGFLMILITGVTFSFLLYALVTYKKLTGKSIAILENKPLEFLGKISYSLYLIHGPFLALINLYLLKNFELTNDTRQWVIFGFIFIFIIPITTIFYNLVEKRFLNK; encoded by the coding sequence ATGAAGATAAGATTTGAATTTCTTGATGGGATAAGAGGAATTTCAGCGTTATGGGTAGTTTTGTATCATTCTTTATTATTTAATGGGTATTCTACAGCTCACGATATCAAATGGTCTAATGACCTTATTCTATACTTTATACAAAAATCTACATCAATTGGTCATTTAGCCGTATCTATATTTATAGTTCTTTCAGGTTTTTGTCTTGCCATTCCAGTGGTTAACAATAATATGGAAATAAAAGGTGGATTTAAAAGATATATCAGCAGAAGAGCTAAGAGATTAATTCCGCCATATTATATTGCTTTATTATTATCAGGATTAATGATCTTATTTTTCCCTTTATTACAAACAGCACAAAATACAGCCTGGGATAGTAAGATACCTGTCACTTTGGGGTCTGTTATCAGCCATATTGGGTTAGTTCATAATTTGGATTCTTCATGGATTTATAAGATCAATGGAGCTCATTGGTCCATAGCTACAGAATGGCAGATCTATTGGCTTTTTCCTCTCATGCTTATATTTTGGAAAAGAATTAATATGTATGTATCGTTTATTCTATTCGCTGTATTGGCATTATTATTAAAAAAGCTGATTCCAATGGCAAAACCTGAATTTATAATTCTATTTTTCATGGGAGTTATATGTTGTTATTTATCATTTAAAAGGACTACAATCAATAAATTTTTAATTCCGTTAGCGGTAACTCTTTTCATAGGAAGTTTAGTGGTATTCTCGCTGTTAGATATTAACGGTTTTTTAATGATATTGATTACAGGGGTAACTTTCTCTTTTTTACTGTATGCATTAGTCACTTACAAAAAATTAACAGGAAAATCAATTGCTATTCTTGAAAACAAACCATTAGAATTTTTAGGAAAAATATCTTACAGCCTATATCTTATACACGGTCCGTTCCTTGCATTAATAAATCTTTATTTATTAAAAAACTTTGAACTTACAAATGATACCCGGCAATGGGTTATCTTTGGATTTATTTTTATTTTTATAATCCCTATAACAACTATTTTTTATAACCTGGTTGAAAAGAGATTTCTAAATAAGTAA